The Alosa sapidissima isolate fAloSap1 chromosome 16, fAloSap1.pri, whole genome shotgun sequence genome has a segment encoding these proteins:
- the slc16a9a gene encoding monocarboxylate transporter 9a, whose translation MGGVTAEKALDGGWGWVIVASTFMAQFLAFGSPQSVGVLYPEWLSTYQEGKGMTAWVGSMVSGVALLTSPVCSACVENFGARPVTIFSGVMVAGGMMLSAFAPSISFLIFSYGVVVGLGAGLVYAASLTITCQYFDKRRGLALGIVTTGTSVGGFLYATLQNELIAHYGLDGCLLIIGALSLNLMACAGPMRPLYLPGYYLKQRAALKQHEEEPPLYEKPTTLIVPPSEKAVLASGDLQTTSGSAEKSAAVEVTKELLMAVDTKVVLDYEAEAERSRGGIGGILSCAAVARVVKRKLRPYGKYMHETAEILHGRVFATLCVAMFLFALGAFPPVLFMEDVAISEGLIDSVSDIPLVSIVAITTGAGKLLLGVLADLPWINSVYLYAFTLLGAGIALLLIPVCHSYVGLQVLSAMVGIFSGNWSLTPYITTKIVGLDRLSQAHGILMCFGGFGVVLGPPVVGWFFDWTQSYDLAFYFSGSCVILGGLFLFMATLPCWDTREARQSANQPASQSEEEPAPQCNGDSSIV comes from the exons ATGGGTGGTGTTACAGCAGAGAAGGCCCTGGATGGAGGTTGGGGATGGGTGATTGTGGCCAGCACCTTCATGGCGCAGTTCCTGGCCTTTGGCTCGCCGCAGTCGGTTGGGGTGTTGTACCCTGAGTGGCTGAGCACCTACCAGGAGGGGAAAGGGATGACCGCCTGGGTCGGTTCCATGGTGTCAGGAGTCGCACTGCTCACGA GTCCCGTCTGCAGTGCGTGCGTGGAGAACTTTGGCGCCCGTCCCGTGACCATCTTCAGTGGTGTGATGGTGGCGGGAGGCATGATGCTGAGTGCCTTCGCCCCCAGCATCTCCTTCCTCATCTTCTCCTACGGGGTCGTAGTCG GTCTGGGCGCTGGCCTCGTTTATGCTGCCTCCCTTACCATCACCTGTCAATATTTTGACAAGAGACGTGGTCTTGCTCTGGGCATTGtcactacag GCACGAGCGTGGGCGGCTTCCTGTACGCCACGCTGCAGAACGAGCTGATCGCCCACTACGGCCTGGACGGCTGCCTGCTCATCATCGGCGCCCTCTCGCTGAACCTGATGGCGTGCGCGGGCCCCATGAGGCCGCTGTACCTGCCGGGCTACTACCTGAAGCAGCGGGCAGCGCTGAAACAGCACGAGGAGGAGCCGCCGCTCTACGAGAAGCCCACCACGCTCATCGTGCCCCCCTCCGAGAAGGCCGTCCTCGCCAGCGGCGACCTTCAGACCACATCCGGCTCGGCCGAGAAGAGCGCCGCCGTCGAAGTCACCAAGGAGCTCCTCATGGCCGTGGACACCAAGGTGGTGCTGGACTACGAGGCCGAGGCCGAGCGGTCGCGCGGCGGCATCGGCGGGATCCTGTCGTGCGCGGCCGTGGCGCGCGTCGTCAAGCGCAAGCTGCGCCCCTACGGGAAGTACATGCACGAGACGGCGGAGATCCTGCACGGCCGCGTCTTCGCCACGCTCTGCGTGGCCATGTTCCTGTTCGCGCTGGGCGCCTTCCCGCCCGTGCTCTTCATGGAGGACGTGGCCATCAGCGAGGGCCTCATCGACAGCGTCAGCGACATCCCGCTGGTCTCCATCGTCGCCATCACCACCGGCGCCGGCAAGCTGCTCCTGGGCGTCCTGGCCGACCTGCCGTGGATCAACAGCGTGTACCTGTACGCTTTCACGCTGCTGGGCGCTGGCATCGCGCTGCTGCTCATCCCCGTATGCCACAGCTACGTGGGGCTGCAGGTGCTGTCCGCCATGGTGGGCATCTTCTCAGGGAACTGGTCACTCACCCCCTACATTACCACCAAGATCGTGGGGCTGGACCGGCTGAGCCAGGCCCATGGCATCCTCATGTGCTTTGGAGGGTTTGGCGTGGTGCTGGGGCCCCCTGTCGTCG GATGGTTTTTCGACTGGACCCAGTCATACGACCTGGCCTTCTACTTCAGCGGGAGTTGCGTGATTCTGGGCGGGCTCTTCCTGTTCATGGCCACACTGCCCTGCTGGGATACTAGAGAGGCCAGGCAATCTGCCAATCAAccagccagccaatcagaagagGAGCCGGCGCCCCAATGCAACGGAGACTCCTCCATTGTGTAA
- the LOC121684761 gene encoding melanocyte-stimulating hormone receptor-like gives MEEPYNQTSAYITPTHTYIPTHTHMSDFENNVTYYNDTLQTHFEDIYLITDCLSFLATLLGLCFVVYGLYALVKTGHYSLHVFVINLFISDLIQISTKLIQISKDFLILSDLIADYNDRLNDSFNDSLGLIYGVGVMANVCFMVFISAERYIMIAYPVWYRNIHTIRTPVCVSVTVWVIFSITTIISLWFNGYIELFVLLVLLLPYPFVMFFFVGTWRALSGNTSVPRHEQRRIMGTLALVLGIYTVLFLPFVLVQIQFFHPIVNHMTLWIYLVELALILMALSPLFDFLLYLLMRRDAKYILRALCFRKRHKDKRTTKTLMEAQV, from the coding sequence ATGGAGGAACCTTACAACCAGACATCAGCGTACATTACGCCTACACATACCTACATACcaacacatactcacatgtCTGACTTTGAAAACAATGTTACATATTACAATGACACTCTACAGACACATTTTGAGGACATTTACTTGATAACTGACTGTCTGAGTTTCTTAGCTACGCTCCTTGGACTATGTTTTGTTGTCTATGGATTATATGCTCTGGTTAAAACTGGTCATTATTCTCTTCATGTATTTGTTATAAACCTGTTCATTTCTGATCTGATTCAAATTTCTACCAAATTGATTCAAATTTCTAAAGACTTTCTGATTTTATCGGATTTGATAGCAGACTATAATGATAGACTGAATGACTCCTTTAATGATAGTCTGGGGTTAATCTACGGTGTTGGTGTTATGGCTAATGTTTGCTTCATGGTGTTTATATCTGCTGAGAGATATATAATGATTGCTTATCCTGTTTGGTATAGAAACATCCATACGATCAGGACAccagtttgtgtgtctgtcactGTTTGGGTCATATTTTCCATCACTACAATCATCAGTTTGTGGTTCAATGGCTATATTGAACTATTTGTACTCTTGGTTTTGCTTCTCCCGTATCCCTTTGTAATGTTCTTTTTTGTGGGGACATGGAGGGCTCTCTCCGGGAATACATCAGTACCTCGTCATGAGCAGAGGCGGATTATGGGAACCCTGGCTCTTGTTCTTGGCATTTACACAGTCTTATTTCTACCCTTTGTATTGGTGCAGATTCAGTTTTTCCACCCAATTGTAAACCATATGACTTTGTGGATTTACCTTGTGGAGTTGGCCCTCATTCTCATGGCACTGAGCCCCCTATTTGATTTTCTCCTTTATTTATTGATGAGGAGGGATGCTAAATATATCTTGAGAGCTCTTTGTTTTCGTAAGAGACATAAAGACAAAAGAACTACAAAAACTTTGATGGAAGCCCAAGTCTAG